The following proteins are co-located in the Fusobacteria bacterium ZRK30 genome:
- the pabB gene encoding aminodeoxychorismate synthase component I, giving the protein MKRAKIIEFKSDLTSMELFEAVKKNGNYPFFLDSGMDSKKLGRYSFIGVDPFLMIKSEGKRVSLEEDGKTRTIDGNPLDILQEKLDLYKIEREEIPFVGGGVGYFSYELSHLMEKLPNTVNKEVDIPEMVMGFYDGIIIIDHKDDKKYIGAIGFKENIEEIIKKTENSIKEYENKSKIEEREKKILKNREISSNMTEDYYLSSIKKLKDYIYSGDIYQVNFTQRFECDFEGNSNELYKNLKSINPAPFAAYLDFGEGEIISSSPERFIKLTDRTIETRPMKGTRPRGKSEAEDKKLKEELVNSEKDRAELLMIVDLMRNDISRVAETGSVKVTELFHLEEYATVLQMVATIQGKLKDELSAVDIIKATFPGGSITGAPKIRAMEIIDELETTTRNIYTGSIGYLGFDGNMDLNIAIRTIVLKDKKAYFQVGGGVVWDSDPHEEYEESLVKGRALVKALNIT; this is encoded by the coding sequence ATGAAGAGAGCGAAAATAATAGAGTTTAAAAGTGATTTAACTAGTATGGAGTTATTTGAAGCTGTTAAAAAAAATGGAAACTATCCGTTTTTTTTGGATAGCGGAATGGATAGTAAAAAATTAGGAAGATATTCATTTATAGGTGTAGATCCATTTTTAATGATAAAGTCAGAAGGAAAGAGAGTAAGTTTAGAGGAAGACGGGAAGACAAGAACAATAGATGGGAACCCCCTGGATATTTTACAGGAGAAATTAGACCTGTATAAGATCGAGAGGGAGGAGATCCCCTTTGTAGGTGGAGGAGTAGGTTATTTTTCCTATGAATTATCCCACTTAATGGAAAAACTACCAAATACAGTGAATAAAGAAGTGGATATTCCTGAAATGGTAATGGGTTTTTATGACGGGATCATAATAATAGATCATAAAGATGATAAAAAATATATAGGGGCAATAGGATTTAAAGAAAATATAGAGGAAATAATAAAAAAAACAGAAAATAGTATAAAAGAATATGAAAATAAATCAAAAATAGAAGAAAGAGAAAAAAAGATTCTAAAGAATAGAGAGATAAGTTCTAATATGACAGAGGATTATTATCTGTCATCTATAAAAAAATTAAAGGACTACATCTATTCTGGAGATATCTATCAGGTTAACTTCACCCAGAGATTTGAGTGTGATTTTGAAGGAAATTCCAATGAGTTATATAAAAATTTAAAATCGATAAACCCGGCTCCATTTGCTGCATATTTAGATTTTGGAGAGGGAGAAATAATATCCAGCTCCCCGGAAAGATTTATAAAACTGACTGATAGGACTATAGAAACCAGGCCTATGAAGGGAACTAGACCCCGTGGAAAATCCGAAGCAGAAGATAAAAAATTGAAGGAAGAACTAGTAAACAGTGAAAAAGACAGAGCTGAACTCCTAATGATAGTAGACCTTATGAGAAATGATATCAGCAGGGTGGCTGAAACAGGAAGTGTAAAGGTAACAGAGTTATTTCATCTGGAAGAATATGCCACTGTATTACAGATGGTAGCCACAATACAGGGGAAATTAAAGGATGAATTATCGGCAGTAGACATAATTAAAGCAACATTTCCAGGGGGCTCTATCACAGGCGCTCCTAAAATAAGAGCTATGGAGATAATAGATGAACTGGAAACAACAACCAGGAATATATATACCGGGAGTATCGGATATCTAGGATTTGATGGAAATATGGATCTGAATATTGCCATCAGAACAATAGTTTTAAAGGATAAGAAAGCATATTTTCAAGTAGGAGGAGGGGTCGTCTGGGATTCAGACCCCCACGAAGAATATGAAGAAAGCCTGGTAAAGGGCAGGGCATTGGTGAAGGCATTAAACATAACTTAG
- a CDS encoding aminotransferase class IV has translation MMNYIISNNKFISSDEFKMDIEDGLLYGYGVFETILLKDKKLIYLEEHYNRLIKAVKRLKINMDLNFEKLSLYLNLYIQKNSLENSVLRVTVLKNSDSFDILVTHRENKYKSSKYREGFKMEISEFKRNPNSIISGIKSVNYLENIYALREAKNIGSDEVLFLDCKNYISEGATSNIFFIKDGMIHTPTKECGLLKGIIREKLIEIIDKNKHLELKQGFFSLKKLLEADEVFLTNSIMGIMPVSKIDHTTYDLKKYRITDLLAEELRKY, from the coding sequence ATGATGAATTACATAATTTCAAATAATAAATTTATATCATCAGATGAGTTTAAAATGGATATAGAAGATGGTTTGCTATATGGATATGGGGTTTTCGAGACAATTTTATTAAAAGACAAGAAATTAATTTATTTAGAAGAGCACTATAACCGATTGATTAAAGCTGTTAAAAGACTTAAGATAAATATGGATCTTAATTTTGAGAAATTAAGCCTGTATTTAAACCTTTATATCCAAAAAAACTCCTTAGAAAATTCTGTTTTGAGGGTAACTGTCCTTAAAAACTCAGACTCCTTTGATATACTGGTGACTCACAGGGAAAATAAATATAAGAGCTCAAAATATAGAGAGGGATTTAAGATGGAAATATCTGAATTTAAAAGAAATCCCAACTCTATCATATCTGGTATTAAATCTGTTAATTATCTAGAAAATATATATGCCCTTAGGGAAGCTAAAAACATTGGCAGTGATGAAGTGTTATTTTTAGACTGTAAAAACTATATATCTGAAGGGGCAACTTCTAATATATTTTTTATCAAAGATGGAATGATTCATACACCTACAAAGGAATGCGGTCTGTTAAAGGGGATAATCAGGGAAAAACTTATAGAGATTATAGATAAAAATAAACATTTAGAGTTGAAGCAGGGATTTTTTTCACTAAAAAAACTATTGGAAGCAGATGAGGTGTTTTTGACCAATTCTATAATGGGAATTATGCCGGTATCAAAGATAGACCACACAACTTATGATTTAAAAAAATATCGTATAACGGATCTATTGGCAGAGGAACTTAGAAAATATTAA
- a CDS encoding carboxy terminal-processing peptidase has protein sequence MKIRRKITVLIGILLIAIVSVARVDTEKKEQMNKVLSDISFSLETTHYKDLDIDDQFSKNVLKNYLDTLDYNHQYFTQAEVDEIYKKWGNQLDDDFLNGNSRAAFEIYDVYKEAVERVNKYQTKLLKNPKSLDFTLDEKLVYDREDEPYFVTKKEYESHWKKMLKSSILSLEDYEELTYEESIVRMKSRMETRKKLLEKKTTDDIYSYFVNAFLKEYDPHTTYLSAKEIVDFNMSMKLQLSGIGAVLTGEKGFIKVVKIMPDGPAAKGKELQPEDKIIAVATDGKTFEDIMDWPLGDAVNLIRGKEGTTVKLRVIPSGSKTAKEYTFVRENVKLEDKGARYFIKEAKSKNSNYKIGVINLPSFYMDFDAYSKGDKDYKSTTRDVKKIIEKLNKENIDGLIIDLRNNGGGSLSEVNNLMGLFIPYGPVVQVKEGGRVSYLGDSDMTTYFDKPVVVMVNRLSASASEIFAAAMQDYGRGLIVGTPTFGKGTVQTIKQLDLGELKYTNGKFYRIDGGSTQHKGVTPDILFPPTYDSAEVGESSLDNPLPWDEVDSLINGENSKNNNKLKEYLSKKHKERIASNPDFIYNIKRYGIIEEITKDKEVSLNRTVRKMETKELEDKWLKITNEKMVAKNEPQLKDYKALEDYNRGRAKKDELELLKKDGEIIETVKILADELAIGRKK, from the coding sequence ATGAAAATACGTAGAAAAATAACGGTATTAATAGGAATACTGCTTATAGCAATAGTTTCTGTTGCCAGAGTAGACACAGAAAAGAAAGAACAGATGAATAAGGTATTATCGGATATATCTTTTTCTCTGGAAACAACTCACTATAAAGATTTAGATATAGATGATCAATTTTCTAAAAATGTATTAAAAAATTATCTGGATACATTGGATTACAACCATCAATATTTCACCCAGGCTGAGGTCGATGAAATTTATAAAAAATGGGGAAACCAATTAGATGATGACTTTCTAAATGGGAATTCCAGAGCAGCTTTTGAGATCTATGATGTCTATAAAGAGGCTGTAGAAAGGGTAAATAAATATCAGACTAAATTATTGAAAAACCCTAAAAGTTTAGATTTCACTCTGGATGAAAAGTTAGTTTATGACAGGGAAGATGAGCCATATTTTGTGACAAAAAAAGAATATGAAAGCCACTGGAAGAAGATGTTGAAATCATCGATTCTATCTCTAGAGGACTACGAAGAACTGACATATGAAGAGAGTATTGTTAGGATGAAAAGCAGGATGGAGACAAGAAAAAAATTGTTGGAGAAGAAAACTACAGATGATATATATTCATATTTTGTAAATGCTTTTTTAAAGGAATATGATCCTCATACAACCTATCTTTCTGCCAAGGAAATAGTGGATTTTAATATGAGTATGAAGCTGCAGCTTTCAGGGATAGGAGCGGTACTCACTGGGGAAAAGGGATTTATCAAGGTTGTAAAAATTATGCCTGACGGACCTGCTGCAAAGGGAAAGGAACTCCAGCCTGAGGACAAAATAATAGCCGTAGCCACAGATGGGAAGACATTTGAAGATATAATGGACTGGCCCCTGGGAGATGCAGTAAACCTTATTAGAGGGAAAGAGGGAACAACTGTAAAATTAAGGGTAATTCCAAGCGGGAGTAAAACAGCAAAAGAATATACTTTTGTAAGGGAAAATGTGAAATTAGAGGATAAGGGAGCCAGATATTTCATAAAGGAAGCTAAATCCAAGAACTCAAACTATAAGATAGGAGTAATCAATCTGCCTTCATTTTATATGGATTTTGATGCATATAGTAAGGGGGATAAAGATTATAAGAGTACTACCAGAGATGTAAAAAAAATTATTGAAAAATTAAATAAGGAAAATATAGATGGGCTGATCATAGACCTTAGAAATAATGGCGGAGGATCTCTCAGTGAAGTGAATAACCTTATGGGATTATTTATACCCTATGGTCCTGTAGTCCAGGTAAAGGAAGGAGGTCGTGTAAGTTATTTAGGGGACAGCGACATGACAACTTATTTTGATAAACCGGTAGTAGTAATGGTAAACAGACTCAGTGCATCTGCATCTGAAATTTTTGCAGCAGCAATGCAGGATTATGGACGTGGACTAATTGTAGGAACTCCTACTTTTGGAAAGGGAACAGTACAGACTATAAAACAGTTAGATCTTGGAGAGTTAAAATATACAAATGGTAAATTTTATCGTATAGATGGTGGCAGTACACAGCATAAAGGGGTAACGCCGGACATCTTATTTCCTCCTACATATGACAGTGCAGAGGTAGGGGAGAGTTCACTGGATAACCCACTCCCGTGGGATGAGGTAGACTCTCTGATAAATGGAGAAAATAGTAAAAATAACAATAAACTAAAAGAATATTTATCTAAAAAACATAAGGAAAGGATAGCTAGTAATCCCGACTTTATCTATAATATCAAAAGGTATGGTATTATCGAGGAGATAACAAAGGATAAAGAGGTATCTTTGAATAGAACAGTCAGAAAGATGGAAACTAAGGAATTAGAAGATAAATGGCTTAAAATAACTAATGAGAAGATGGTGGCTAAGAATGAACCACAACTTAAGGATTATAAAGCCTTGGAAGATTATAATAGAGGTAGAGCTAAAAAAGATGAACTTGAACTACTAAAAAAAGACGGTGAAATTATAGAAACTGTTAAGATATTAGCAGATGAGTTAGCCATAGGAAGAAAAAAATAA
- a CDS encoding peptide MFS transporter yields MTTVTGKKEGHPKGFWLMCFTILWERFSYYGMTAILVLFFTANLTQGGLGMDVKTATSLFGFFTGFIYLTPIIGGWLADNYLGQQKCIFIGCVLIGVGDLILFGSQSQTSLYIALITIIIGNGFFKASGTNIIGNLYPKEDTARKDAAYSLQYTAVNLGAFLAPLIIGLVADNLFSVVGADGTIIFYGYKVAFAFCGGGILLGAFVFKMLAPEYLKEVGRDPIAHSHKNKDGKVIKEPLTKGEKDKVYALLIICVFVTVFWTAFNQSYTSFALYARDFVDRGVGGFDIPVPWFTSLNSILCVTIAPVLGIIWIKLSKTKRGDLSIPVKMSLGMLLMSLGFGIMVLSVLSTNGTSDPSVKAGLIFITGTYFFNTVGELCLSPVGNAMVNRLAPAKYATLFMGMWFLTNFFASIFSGIIAGFTQNFGFSTIFSGIGILLFIMSVSLFSLRKPLLRLMGEEKREAVLKKA; encoded by the coding sequence ATGACAACAGTTACGGGAAAAAAAGAAGGACATCCAAAGGGATTTTGGTTGATGTGTTTCACTATTTTATGGGAAAGATTTAGTTATTATGGAATGACAGCTATATTGGTCTTATTTTTTACAGCAAACTTAACTCAGGGTGGGTTGGGGATGGACGTAAAAACTGCCACATCTCTTTTTGGTTTTTTTACTGGATTTATCTACTTAACACCAATAATTGGAGGGTGGCTGGCAGATAATTATTTAGGACAGCAAAAATGTATATTTATAGGGTGTGTGCTCATAGGAGTAGGAGATCTGATTTTATTTGGAAGTCAGAGCCAGACATCATTATACATTGCTTTGATAACTATAATAATAGGAAATGGTTTTTTTAAAGCCAGCGGAACTAATATTATAGGGAATTTATATCCTAAAGAGGATACAGCCAGGAAAGATGCCGCTTATAGTTTACAATATACGGCAGTTAATTTGGGAGCATTTTTAGCACCTTTAATAATAGGTTTAGTTGCGGATAATTTATTTTCTGTAGTTGGAGCAGATGGAACTATTATATTTTATGGGTATAAAGTAGCTTTTGCATTTTGTGGAGGAGGAATATTACTGGGTGCTTTTGTATTTAAGATGCTGGCTCCAGAATATCTGAAAGAAGTTGGGAGAGATCCTATAGCTCACAGCCATAAAAATAAAGATGGGAAGGTTATTAAGGAACCTTTAACAAAAGGTGAGAAAGATAAAGTATACGCTCTATTAATAATATGTGTTTTTGTGACAGTGTTTTGGACAGCCTTTAACCAATCTTATACCTCTTTTGCCCTTTACGCAAGGGATTTTGTAGACAGAGGTGTTGGAGGGTTCGATATACCTGTACCCTGGTTTACATCACTTAATTCAATTTTATGTGTGACAATAGCTCCTGTATTGGGGATTATTTGGATTAAATTATCCAAAACAAAAAGAGGGGACTTGTCTATTCCAGTAAAGATGTCTCTTGGGATGCTCCTTATGTCTTTAGGTTTTGGAATTATGGTTCTCTCTGTATTATCGACTAATGGAACTTCGGATCCTAGTGTCAAAGCTGGGTTGATATTTATAACAGGAACTTATTTTTTCAATACTGTAGGAGAACTTTGTTTATCTCCAGTAGGAAATGCCATGGTAAATAGGCTGGCTCCGGCTAAATATGCTACTTTATTTATGGGAATGTGGTTTTTAACAAACTTTTTTGCCAGTATATTCTCCGGTATAATAGCAGGATTTACTCAAAATTTTGGATTTTCTACAATATTTAGTGGAATAGGAATTTTGTTATTTATAATGTCAGTTTCATTGTTTAGTTTAAGAAAACCTCTTCTTCGATTGATGGGAGAGGAAAAAAGAGAAGCTGTATTGAAAAAAGCATAA
- the cysK gene encoding cysteine synthase A — MKILNNILETVGRTPILKINNINDTHADIYIKLESFNPAGSVKDRVALNMIEEAEKNGQLKKGDTIIESTSGNTGIGLAMVCAVKGYKLIIVMPDCVSVERRQLLKAYGAELVLTDGSQGMKGCLCKLDDLMKQHPNSFAPDQFSNPANPMAHYNSTGTEIWETFKDELDIFVCGTGTGGSFSGVSKYLKEKNKDIYTVAVEPMRAPFISTGVTGPHDIQGMGMSAGFIPSTFDSSVMDEIATISYEEAQEITNRLAKEEGILGGVSSGANLATALNLAKRPENKGKKILTLIMDTGERYLSSGIFY; from the coding sequence ATGAAAATATTAAATAACATCTTAGAAACTGTTGGAAGAACTCCAATTTTAAAAATAAATAATATCAACGATACCCATGCAGATATCTATATTAAATTAGAATCTTTTAACCCTGCCGGTTCTGTAAAGGATAGAGTAGCTCTAAATATGATAGAGGAAGCCGAAAAAAATGGGCAGCTAAAAAAAGGGGATACAATTATCGAATCAACTAGTGGAAACACAGGAATCGGCCTTGCTATGGTCTGTGCTGTAAAAGGATATAAGCTGATCATTGTCATGCCTGACTGTGTAAGTGTAGAGAGAAGACAGCTTTTAAAAGCCTATGGTGCTGAATTGGTTCTAACTGACGGGTCTCAAGGGATGAAAGGCTGTTTATGCAAACTCGATGATCTAATGAAACAACATCCAAACAGTTTTGCTCCTGATCAATTTTCAAACCCGGCTAATCCTATGGCACACTACAACTCTACTGGAACTGAGATTTGGGAAACTTTTAAGGATGAATTGGACATCTTTGTCTGTGGGACAGGAACCGGTGGAAGTTTTTCAGGTGTCTCAAAATATTTAAAGGAAAAAAATAAGGATATTTATACTGTTGCTGTGGAACCTATGAGAGCTCCATTCATCTCTACAGGAGTTACTGGTCCCCATGATATCCAGGGAATGGGTATGAGTGCCGGATTTATCCCTTCTACATTTGATTCTTCTGTTATGGATGAGATAGCTACTATCTCCTATGAAGAGGCTCAGGAGATCACTAACAGGTTAGCAAAGGAGGAGGGAATCTTAGGAGGAGTTTCTTCTGGGGCAAACTTAGCTACAGCTTTAAACCTGGCTAAACGTCCTGAGAATAAAGGAAAAAAAATCTTAACTCTTATTATGGATACTGGAGAGAGATATCTTTCCAGCGGTATATTTTATTAA